From a region of the Paraburkholderia caribensis genome:
- a CDS encoding 4a-hydroxytetrahydrobiopterin dehydratase, which produces MAQSEHVYSDEEIQKKLEGPLQHWYLEEGWLRRKYRTESWKGTLMVVNTVGHLAEAAWHHPDLTVSYAFVVVKLKTHSAKGITDKDFALARKIEEVIGWQPGKEGGPLEGTPADDQRFRYIKYDAPKS; this is translated from the coding sequence ATGGCACAAAGCGAACACGTGTATTCCGACGAGGAAATCCAGAAGAAGCTCGAAGGCCCATTGCAGCACTGGTATCTCGAAGAGGGCTGGCTGCGGCGCAAGTACCGCACGGAAAGCTGGAAAGGCACGCTGATGGTGGTCAACACCGTCGGCCATCTTGCCGAAGCGGCGTGGCATCACCCGGATCTGACGGTCTCGTATGCGTTCGTCGTCGTGAAGCTGAAGACGCATTCCGCCAAGGGCATCACCGACAAGGACTTCGCGCTCGCGCGCAAGATCGAAGAAGTGATCGGGTGGCAGCCGGGCAAGGAAGGCGGCCCGCTGGAAGGCACGCCTGCCGACGATCAGCGCTTCCGCTACATCAAGTACGACGCGCCAAAGAGCTGA
- a CDS encoding methanol/ethanol family PQQ-dependent dehydrogenase, which translates to MNVRTLVLGLAVLVATALNSFLAYADPQLDSLIKNPSNWAAQAGDYSNHRYSTLKQINESNVGKLQVAWTMSTGVLRGHEGSPLVIGDTMYIHSPFPNKVIAINLKDQTFIWQYEPKQDASVISVMCCDTVNRGLAYGDGKIFLQQADTKLVALNAKTGEVVWSAQNGDPKAGETNTNAPHVFGDKVLTGISGGEFGVRGRLIAYDIKTGKEAWKAYSTGPDNEMLLDPQQTMTWADGKMQPVGADSSIKSWKGDQWKLGGGTTWGWYAWDPKLNLVYYGTGNPGTWNPTQRPGDNKWSMSIFARDLNTGKAKWVYQMTPHDEWDYDGVNEMILSDISINGKKTPAIVHFDRNGFGYTLNRETGELLVAQKYDPAVNWADSVDLKSGLPIRNASYSTQKAGPDHNVKGICPAALGSKDQQPAAFDPSSNLFLVPTNHVCMDYEPFDVDYVSGQPYVGATLSMFPGPNEKGAMGNFIAWDASKGKIVWSKPERFSVWSGALATAGGIVFYGTLEGYIKAVRIKDGKELWKFKTPSGIIGNVFTYQYQGKQFVGVYSGIGGWAGIGMAAGLQKSTEGLGAVGGYRELAKYTALGGTLFIFAIPGGNG; encoded by the coding sequence ATGAACGTACGCACCCTGGTTCTCGGACTGGCGGTGTTGGTTGCGACGGCGCTGAACTCGTTCCTGGCTTATGCCGATCCGCAGCTGGACTCGCTAATCAAGAACCCATCTAACTGGGCGGCGCAAGCAGGTGATTATTCCAATCACCGGTACAGCACGCTCAAGCAGATCAACGAAAGTAACGTCGGCAAACTGCAGGTCGCCTGGACGATGTCGACGGGCGTGTTGCGTGGTCACGAAGGTTCGCCTCTCGTGATCGGCGACACGATGTATATCCACTCGCCGTTTCCCAACAAGGTCATCGCAATCAACCTGAAGGACCAGACCTTCATCTGGCAATACGAGCCGAAGCAGGACGCATCGGTGATCTCCGTGATGTGCTGCGATACCGTGAACCGCGGGCTCGCCTACGGTGACGGCAAGATCTTCCTGCAACAGGCCGACACCAAGCTCGTCGCGCTCAACGCGAAGACGGGCGAAGTGGTCTGGAGCGCGCAGAACGGCGATCCGAAAGCGGGTGAAACCAACACCAATGCGCCGCACGTATTCGGCGACAAGGTGCTGACGGGCATCTCCGGCGGCGAGTTCGGCGTGCGCGGCCGTCTGATCGCGTACGACATCAAGACGGGCAAGGAAGCGTGGAAGGCCTATAGCACCGGGCCCGACAACGAGATGCTGCTCGACCCGCAACAGACGATGACCTGGGCAGACGGCAAGATGCAGCCCGTCGGCGCGGATTCGTCGATCAAGAGCTGGAAGGGCGATCAGTGGAAGCTCGGCGGCGGCACCACGTGGGGCTGGTATGCGTGGGACCCGAAGCTGAACCTTGTCTACTACGGCACGGGCAATCCGGGCACGTGGAACCCGACGCAGCGTCCCGGCGACAACAAGTGGTCGATGTCGATCTTCGCGCGCGACCTGAATACGGGCAAGGCGAAGTGGGTCTATCAGATGACGCCGCACGACGAATGGGACTATGACGGCGTCAACGAAATGATCCTCTCCGACATTTCGATCAACGGCAAGAAGACGCCTGCCATCGTTCACTTCGACCGCAACGGCTTCGGCTATACGCTGAACCGCGAGACGGGCGAACTGCTGGTCGCGCAGAAGTACGACCCGGCCGTGAACTGGGCGGACAGCGTCGATCTGAAGAGCGGCCTGCCGATTCGCAACGCCTCGTACTCGACGCAGAAAGCCGGTCCCGATCACAACGTCAAGGGCATCTGCCCGGCGGCGTTGGGCTCGAAGGATCAACAGCCGGCCGCGTTCGATCCATCGTCGAACCTGTTCCTCGTGCCGACCAACCACGTCTGCATGGACTACGAGCCGTTCGATGTCGACTACGTGTCCGGCCAGCCGTATGTGGGCGCGACGCTGTCGATGTTTCCCGGTCCGAACGAGAAGGGCGCGATGGGTAACTTCATCGCGTGGGATGCTTCGAAGGGCAAGATCGTCTGGTCCAAGCCGGAACGTTTCTCGGTGTGGTCGGGCGCGCTGGCGACGGCAGGCGGCATCGTCTTCTACGGCACGCTGGAAGGCTACATCAAGGCAGTGCGGATCAAGGACGGCAAGGAACTGTGGAAGTTCAAGACGCCGTCGGGGATCATCGGCAACGTCTTTACGTATCAGTATCAGGGCAAGCAGTTCGTCGGCGTGTATTCGGGCATCGGCGGCTGGGCGGGCATCGGCATGGCGGCCGGCCTGCAGAAGTCGACGGAAGGCCTCGGCGCCGTGGGCGGCTATCGCGAGCTGGCGAAGTACACCGCGCTCGGCGGCACGCTGTTTATCTTCGCCATTCCGGGCGGGAACGGCTGA
- a CDS encoding c-type cytochrome: MKGRVVLSLAGALLALSALPVVMSNSWGQSSDAPPQAQKVAYKVVDGNKVDSDTLMGWKTWRALACERCHGAKQEGLVGPSLIDAFKTLDKNEFHRTVFGGRVDKGMPDFSSSQMMQKNWENLFAYLKGRSDGSIKPGDLQAIDAK, from the coding sequence ATGAAAGGCCGTGTTGTGCTGTCGCTTGCAGGCGCGTTACTGGCGTTGAGCGCTTTACCTGTTGTCATGAGCAATAGCTGGGGACAATCGTCTGACGCGCCTCCCCAGGCCCAGAAGGTTGCGTATAAGGTGGTCGACGGCAACAAGGTCGACAGCGATACGCTGATGGGATGGAAAACCTGGCGCGCGCTCGCCTGCGAACGCTGCCACGGCGCGAAGCAGGAAGGCCTTGTCGGTCCGTCGCTGATCGATGCGTTCAAGACGCTCGACAAGAACGAGTTTCATCGCACGGTGTTCGGCGGACGTGTCGACAAAGGCATGCCCGATTTCAGTTCGAGTCAGATGATGCAGAAGAACTGGGAGAACCTCTTCGCCTACCTGAAGGGCCGCTCCGACGGCTCGATCAAGCCCGGCGATCTGCAGGCGATCGATGCGAAGTGA
- a CDS encoding substrate-binding domain-containing protein: MTDRRSSAVHAVCAMLALCWACAGGPSARAQGAPAPNLPNNDGADKVLRVCADPNNMPLSNDKGEGFENKIAAAMAKDFGYKLEYTYFPQRMGFVRHTLRDKVDNSDQFKCDLIIGVPHGYDMTSTTRPWLHSTYAMVFIKRPEFANINAPADLLKLPPDQLKKLKLGIFSQTPAVDWLLNNNLIDQAVSYRAQSGDPNAFPGEMIQHDLAQGNVDVVFVWGPIAGYFAKQASDRVKLVPFPPQPGIRFDYEISMGVRYGEKAWHDKIDQWIATHQDTIDKILASYEVPLLPLASAPVASDAPK, encoded by the coding sequence ATGACCGATCGCAGAAGTTCCGCCGTCCATGCCGTGTGTGCGATGCTGGCGCTGTGCTGGGCATGCGCCGGCGGGCCGTCAGCCCGGGCGCAAGGCGCACCTGCGCCGAATCTGCCGAACAACGACGGCGCGGACAAGGTGCTGCGGGTGTGCGCCGATCCGAACAACATGCCGCTGTCGAACGACAAGGGCGAGGGCTTCGAGAACAAGATCGCGGCCGCGATGGCCAAAGATTTCGGCTACAAGCTCGAATACACGTACTTCCCGCAGCGCATGGGCTTCGTGCGCCATACGTTGCGCGACAAGGTGGACAACAGCGATCAGTTCAAATGCGACCTGATCATCGGCGTGCCGCATGGTTACGACATGACGTCGACGACGCGACCGTGGCTGCATTCCACTTACGCGATGGTGTTCATCAAGCGCCCCGAGTTCGCGAACATCAACGCACCCGCCGATCTGTTGAAGCTGCCGCCCGATCAGCTGAAAAAGCTGAAGCTCGGCATTTTCTCGCAGACACCCGCCGTCGACTGGCTGCTGAACAACAACCTGATCGACCAGGCCGTGTCGTATCGCGCGCAAAGCGGCGACCCGAATGCGTTTCCGGGCGAGATGATCCAGCACGATCTGGCGCAGGGCAATGTCGACGTGGTGTTCGTCTGGGGACCGATTGCGGGCTACTTCGCGAAGCAGGCCAGCGATCGCGTGAAGCTCGTGCCGTTCCCGCCGCAGCCGGGCATCCGTTTCGATTATGAAATCTCGATGGGCGTGCGCTACGGCGAGAAGGCGTGGCACGACAAGATCGACCAGTGGATCGCAACCCATCAGGACACGATCGACAAGATTCTCGCCAGCTATGAAGTGCCGCTCTTGCCGCTCGCGAGCGCGCCCGTTGCGTCGGATGCGCCGAAATGA
- a CDS encoding LysR family transcriptional regulator has translation MNLIRSLTLRQLQIFVIASRLPSFARAAEELHLTQPAVSMQIRQLEEAIGMPLFERIARRLSLTEAGERLSHHASRILGEIKDAEDTMISLAQADSGSITVSIVSSATYFAPKLLARYSKQYPKVDVHFSVGNRETLLRLLQDNATDLAIMGRPPPELGTTAEPLAYHPHVIIAPVTHPLRDARRFDLQELAGDTFLLREPGSGTRAVAEHTFRQHLFTPSRCVTLGSNETIKQAVMAGMGVSLISLHTLGLELRTGEIALLDVNGTPVERTWQIVHLASKQLSPTCVMFRRFLLEHAEPFLEEEYFELVGGLSSATARRGRSAKVVV, from the coding sequence ATGAACCTGATCCGCTCGCTGACGCTCAGGCAACTGCAGATTTTCGTGATCGCGAGCCGGCTGCCGAGTTTTGCGCGTGCGGCGGAAGAACTGCATCTGACGCAGCCGGCCGTATCGATGCAGATTCGGCAACTGGAGGAAGCTATCGGCATGCCGCTGTTCGAGCGGATCGCGCGGCGCCTCAGTCTGACGGAAGCGGGCGAGCGTCTGTCGCATCACGCGAGTCGGATTCTCGGCGAGATCAAGGACGCGGAAGACACGATGATTTCGCTGGCGCAGGCGGATAGCGGGTCGATCACGGTCAGCATCGTGAGTTCGGCGACTTACTTCGCGCCCAAACTGCTCGCGCGGTATTCGAAGCAGTATCCGAAGGTGGATGTGCATTTTTCTGTCGGCAATCGCGAGACGTTGTTGCGGCTCTTGCAGGACAACGCGACGGATCTCGCGATCATGGGCAGGCCGCCGCCTGAGTTGGGGACGACGGCTGAGCCGCTTGCTTATCATCCGCATGTGATCATTGCGCCGGTTACGCATCCTTTGCGCGATGCGCGGCGGTTTGATTTACAGGAACTGGCGGGGGATACGTTTTTGTTGCGTGAGCCGGGGTCGGGGACGCGGGCGGTGGCCGAGCATACGTTTCGGCAGCATCTTTTTACACCTTCGCGGTGTGTGACGCTTGGGAGCAATGAGACTATCAAGCAGGCTGTGATGGCCGGGATGGGGGTGAGCCTGATTTCATTGCATACGCTTGGGCTTGAATTGCGGACGGGGGAGATTGCGTTGCTCGATGTGAACGGGACGCCCGTTGAGCGTACGTGGCAGATCGTGCATCTGGCTTCCAAGCAGTTGTCGCCGACTTGTGTCATGTTCAGGCGGTTTTTGCTTGAGCATGCGGAGCCGTTTCTTGAGGAGGAGTATTTTGAATTGGTCGGGGGGTTGTCGTCTGCGACGGCCAGGCGGGGGCGTTCGGCGAAAGTTGTGGTTTGA
- a CDS encoding YbdD/YjiX family protein translates to MFSGLRDDVLNAGRYLGQAMRLMVGMPDYATYVAHMGAAHPDRPVMSYEEFFRERQAARYAGGAGKCC, encoded by the coding sequence ATGTTCTCTGGACTTCGGGATGATGTGCTTAACGCCGGGCGATATCTGGGGCAGGCCATGAGGTTGATGGTCGGGATGCCGGATTATGCGACTTACGTCGCGCATATGGGTGCTGCGCATCCTGATCGCCCGGTTATGTCGTATGAGGAGTTTTTTCGCGAGCGGCAGGCGGCGAGGTATGCTGGGGGCGCTGGGAAGTGTTGTTGA
- a CDS encoding carbon starvation CstA family protein: MNRASSILIWTAVALLGAFAFGTIALAHGEKISALWVVIAAVCVYLIAYRFYSRFIANHVLQLDGQRMTPAVRHNDGLDYVPTNKYVLFGHHFAAIAGAGPLVGPVLAAQMGYVPGMLWILAGVVFAGAVQDFIVLFISTRRDGRSLGDLVKMELGTVPGVIALFGAFLIMVIILAVLALIVVKALTNSPWGTFTVAATIPIALFMGVYTRFIRPGRIGEVSVIGFVLLMASIVFGQSVHDNPALAAWFTFSGTQLTWILIGYGFVASVLPVWLLLAPRDYLSTFLKIGTILGLAIGILVVAPELKMPALTKFVDGTGPVWSGNLFPFLFITIACGAVSGFHALISSGTTPKLLDNEKNARFIGYGAMLMESFVAVMALVAAAVIEPGIYFAMNAPAAVLGTTPDAVAQTVSQWGFMLTPEMLTQTAQAVGETTIVARAGGAPTLAVGMAQILHQVIGGQAMMAFWYHFAILFEALFILTAVDAGTRAGRFMLQDLLGTFHPALKRTESLPANLIATALCVAAWGYFLYQGVVDPLGGINTLWPLFGISNQMLAGIALVLGTVVLFKMKRERFAWVTLVPTVWLLVCTMTAGWQKIFDANPKVGFLAHAAKLGASADAGKIVAPAKSIEQMHRIMFNDYVDAALAGLFIFVVVSVVFYGVLAVVRARRADRPTVRETPFEILPSGQRASGTQ, from the coding sequence GTCGTGATCGCCGCCGTCTGCGTCTATCTGATCGCTTATCGCTTCTACAGCCGCTTCATTGCGAATCATGTGCTGCAACTCGACGGCCAGCGCATGACGCCTGCCGTGCGGCACAACGACGGTCTCGACTACGTGCCGACCAACAAGTACGTGCTGTTCGGCCATCACTTCGCGGCGATCGCGGGCGCAGGTCCGTTGGTCGGCCCGGTGCTCGCCGCGCAGATGGGCTACGTGCCCGGCATGCTGTGGATTCTCGCGGGCGTCGTGTTCGCGGGCGCCGTGCAGGACTTCATCGTGCTGTTCATCTCGACGCGGCGCGACGGGCGTTCGCTCGGCGATCTCGTGAAGATGGAGCTGGGCACCGTGCCCGGCGTGATCGCGCTGTTCGGCGCGTTCCTCATCATGGTGATCATCCTTGCCGTGCTCGCTCTGATCGTCGTGAAGGCGCTGACCAATTCGCCGTGGGGCACGTTCACCGTCGCCGCGACGATCCCCATTGCGCTGTTCATGGGCGTCTACACGCGCTTCATCCGGCCGGGCCGCATTGGCGAAGTGTCGGTGATCGGCTTCGTGCTGCTGATGGCATCGATCGTGTTCGGTCAGAGCGTGCACGACAATCCCGCGCTCGCCGCGTGGTTCACGTTCAGCGGCACGCAGCTCACGTGGATTCTGATCGGCTACGGTTTTGTCGCATCGGTGTTGCCGGTGTGGCTGCTGCTTGCGCCGCGCGACTATCTGTCGACGTTCCTGAAGATCGGCACGATTCTCGGCCTCGCGATCGGCATTCTCGTTGTCGCGCCGGAACTCAAGATGCCCGCGCTGACGAAGTTCGTCGACGGCACGGGCCCCGTGTGGTCGGGCAATCTGTTCCCGTTCCTGTTCATCACGATTGCTTGCGGCGCGGTGTCGGGCTTCCACGCGCTGATCTCGTCGGGCACGACGCCGAAGCTGCTCGACAATGAGAAGAACGCGCGCTTCATCGGTTATGGCGCGATGCTGATGGAATCGTTCGTTGCCGTGATGGCGCTGGTGGCGGCTGCCGTGATCGAGCCGGGCATCTATTTCGCGATGAATGCGCCTGCTGCCGTGCTCGGCACGACACCCGACGCGGTTGCGCAGACGGTATCGCAATGGGGCTTCATGCTGACGCCGGAGATGCTGACGCAAACCGCGCAGGCCGTCGGCGAAACGACGATTGTCGCGCGTGCGGGCGGCGCACCGACGCTTGCTGTGGGGATGGCGCAGATTCTCCATCAGGTGATTGGCGGCCAGGCGATGATGGCGTTCTGGTATCACTTCGCGATTCTTTTCGAAGCGCTCTTCATCTTGACGGCCGTCGATGCAGGTACGCGTGCGGGGCGCTTCATGCTGCAGGATCTGCTGGGCACGTTCCACCCTGCTCTCAAGCGTACGGAATCGCTGCCGGCGAATCTGATCGCGACGGCGCTGTGTGTTGCCGCTTGGGGATACTTCCTGTATCAGGGCGTGGTCGATCCGCTTGGCGGCATCAATACGCTGTGGCCGCTGTTCGGCATTTCGAACCAGATGCTGGCGGGGATTGCGCTGGTGCTCGGCACGGTGGTGCTGTTCAAGATGAAGCGCGAGCGTTTTGCGTGGGTAACGCTCGTGCCGACCGTCTGGTTGCTGGTCTGTACGATGACGGCTGGCTGGCAGAAGATTTTCGACGCGAATCCGAAGGTTGGATTTCTTGCGCACGCGGCGAAGCTTGGTGCATCTGCCGATGCGGGCAAGATCGTGGCGCCCGCCAAGTCGATCGAGCAGATGCATCGGATCATGTTCAATGATTATGTCGATGCTGCGCTGGCGGGGTTGTTTATTTTCGTGGTCGTGAGTGTGGTGTTTTATGGCGTGCTGGCGGTGGTTCGTGCGCGACGCGCGGATCGGCCTACGGTGCGGGAGACGCCGTTCGAGATTCTGCCCTCCGGGCAGCGTGCAAGCGGTACGCAGTAA